CGCTCGGTCGGCGTGGTCATGGCCACGGGACTCCCCCTTGTCGGTCCGGTCTCGGTCCGATGTCTGTCCAGCAGGTCGCGGCGGCTCCGGTGGTCTCCGGTCCGCCGCCACTGTGACGCCGTAGGAGCCCTGTTCGTTCATGCGGCCGGGGTGACCCGAGCGTCCGGGCCACCCCGGCCGTGCCGTCCGCGGACGGAGGTCGCGCTGCTCGGCTACCGAAGTGCTTCAGCCGCCGAGTTACTCCGCGCCCTCCGTGTCGTTCGGCAGGAGGTCGCCCACGTCGATGGTGCAGGCGCGCTCGATGCGGGTGGCCGCGGCCCTGCGGATGGCGCTGCCGACCCAGGTGTCGGCGTCGCCGGCGCTCAGCTGCGCGGCGTAGGCCCGCAGAACCACGCCGTCCGCCGGCGTGTCGGTCATTCCGCCGAGGTCCGACAGGATGCCGGAGAGCTCACCCGGCGCGTACTTGCTGCCGGCGTCGGTCGCGAGCGGCGCCGCCACCCGGCAGAAGGTGTCCGCGGCCAAGGCGGCGGCGACCGCCGCCTTGGCGACCAGCCTGGCCCGGGACACCGCGTCGAGGTTGTAGTTCGCGGCCGCGGTGGCGTCGGGGGCGGCGGCGGCCAGGAGCGTCTTGACGGCGGCCGCGGTCTTGCCGGCGGCCTGGTAGGTCATGGGCTCCGCCACGCCGGTGACCAGCTGGGCCGCCATCGTCGTGCGGTAGGCCGCGCTGGTGACCGTCGCGCCCTGGTACTCGCCCCGGCCCACCTCGTTGCCGTCGTAGGGCAGGATCGCGCCGGTCCCCAGCGTCGACCACTCACCGTCGGAGAAGTGGGCGAAGGAGACCAGGTAGTCGTGTCCGACCTCCATACGGGACGCGTCCTGCGAGCTCACGCGGAGCCTGCCGTCGTCCTTGAACTCCCAGCCGTCCACGACGATCGACAGGGTGTCGGGCAGCGCCGTGGCGCCGGACCGCGCCCACACGCGCTCCTTGACCTGGAGGTCGACCGTCCGCGACAGATAGCCCTCGCCGGCCGTCACCTCCTCGCTGTCGGCGACCCCTTCGTGCTCGGCGGCCACGTGGACGACCGCGGCCTGGTCGCCGTACGAGATCCAGTCGCTCGCGGTGCGGGAGGGGATGGCGTCCTTCGACTCGCCCAGGATGACGTCCCCGCGCCCTCCTGCGTCACTCGCGCGGGTCACGTCCGCGAGAGCGTCGTTCGGGCGAGCGCCGTCCGCGAACGGGGCGAGCGCGGCCGTGCCGATCAGGACACCGGCCAGGGCTGTGCCCAACACCGTCCCCGTCGTCTTCATCTTCGTTCGAGTACTTGTTCTGGTGCTCGGTGCCACGAGATTCCCCCTGGTCGGATGGCCGTATGGCCGTATGGCCGGATCTCAGTAGGTCGCGTTGATGTTTTCTTTGTTGTTGGCGCCGAGCCGGTAGACGTCGTTGTACGACATGCAGCCGAGGCGGTCGTCGTACAGGTCGAGGCGGGGGCTGGCGTTGGGGCCGTGCGTCAGGCCGACGGCGTGCCCGGTCTCGTGGCAGGCGTCCGACTTGTTGACGGAGCCGATTCCGGTGTGGTCCTTGTTGAACACGATGTAGTGCTGGTCGCACTTCTTCGCGTCCACGGCGTCGTCGCACCAGGTGATGCCGATCTTGCCGCGCGAGAGGGTCTTCGCCTTGTAGACGACGTCCGTCTCGGCGCCGCCCCGGTAGACACCCGAGGACTGGATCTTCACGACGAGGTCGGTCGGACCGTAGTAGTCCTTCGCCGCACGGGCGATCGTGCTCTTCTCCGCCGAGGTCAGACTGCCCTCGCGGTAGATCGTCAGGGTCTTGTTGTCGGTCTGGCAGAAGCCGTCGCCCATGTTCCCGTCCACGCAGGTGTGGAAGTAGTTCTGGGTCGGATACATGTTGTCGGTCAGGGCCGCCTGCACGGCGGTGGTCCCCGCGGCCACGGCCGCGGTCGCCACCCCTATGACGAAGAGCGTCCGCCGTTTGATCGCCACGCGCGTGATCCCCCTGTCTGTCCGCCACCTGTGGGATTCCTCGGAGAGTCCGATGAACGTGGGGCGGGTGGGGTGATCTAAAGCGATCGGTGGCTGGCTGAAAGTTGCTCAAGTGCTGTTTGGCTTGAAGGGGGTCCTAAGAGGCTTGATGTGTACATACAGTGAAAGTGGCGCGAAAGGGTAGTGAAAGAACGGCGAAGGGGCTGTGAAGGATCACGGATCCGGACCTGATTTTCCGGACATGACGGTCCGGACATGACGGTCCGGACATGACGAAGGGCCTCGCGGGACGGAGCCGCGAGGCCCTTCTTTATCGTCAGCACCGGCGTCAGGGCAGCGCCGGTGCCTGGGAGCGGCGCCGGGGGGTTGCGCCGCTGGCTTGTCCTGTTGTGTCGCGCCCGCGCTTCGTGGGGTGCCGCGCTTCGCAGGTCTGGACCTCTGGCAGTCGAGCAGGGCATTGCGGCCATGGCGCGCAACACTGTTGTCCGGGACGGGACTTGAGGCTGCTCGGAGCTGTCCCGAGGGTTGTCTCAGGGGCTTTCTACGCATCGTGCTGGATGAACGCGGCGCCCGCAACCGTTTGACCCAGCCCTTGTGCATTTTTGCATTTTCCGCCGGTCGGCCCCGGGCGTCCCCGAGGCCGGCCGTTCTCTTGGGTGACCGGGCTGCTGTCCCCTGCCGTCCGGTCACTTACCTGGAGCGAGGTCCCACGACGCACGGCACGATCCGTACGCCTCATCGCCCCAGTGAGCCACGCGTGGTTCTCCGGGCCCACCCCTGGCTGGAGCGGACACCGGTACCAACGAAGCCCGCCCGGGGCCGGTCACGCGCCGTACGGGTGAGAGGCGGCACGAACTCAGATGCGATCCGCACCTCAGACCCGCCCGCGGCACAGTTCGAGGAGCGTCATGGCGAGGGCCGTGCCGGGCTTGCCCAGGGCCTCGCGGTAGTGGTCGAGGATCTCCATCTCCCGGGAGAGGTTCACGCGCCGGCCGCCGGAGGCGATCCGGGCGTCCTGGATCACGGCGGACACGGCCATGCGTTCCTGTACGAGACCGATGATCCGATCGTCGAGCGCGTCGACGCGCTCGCGGGCGCCGGTGATCACCCCGGCGGCCTCGTCGGTACGGGCGCCGGTCTTGTCGGCGGAGGTCCGCGCGGTCTTGTCGGTGGCGGTGACGGTCATCTCGGGGGCTCCTCGAAAGGTGGGGTGAGGCGCCCCGGAAGGACAGGACCCGGGAAAACGCCAGACGCCCCGGGCCTTGTCGGCCCGGGGCGCCTGGGAAGTCGCTTGTCAGTTGCTCAAGCAGCACGACCATGGCAGCCGGTGGGCCGGTTGCCATAGGTAAAGAGGAAGGTCGTGGGCGAAAGCATGGACCCAGTATGCATGGGCCGAGGGTGCCTTCCAAGCGGTGTTCGTCACATCCAGGCCCTCACATCCAGCCCGTCCGGCGTTTGGGGAAGAGGCCCGTTCAGGGCCGAAGCGGGGGTTCGGGGGCGGCAGCCCCTGGCAGCCGGGACCTGTCCCACGCCCACCTCGGTAGAATCGCTGACACAGAGACCTGCCCAGCCGCCGGAAGGCAACCCGTGTCATCAGCGACTCCCGCTGCCACCGCCCCCGACACCGTCCTGGTCGTCGACTTCGGCGCGCAGTACGCCCAGCTCATCGCCCGTCGAGTCCGCGAGGCCCGGGTCTACAGCGAGATCGTGCCGAGCACCATGCCGGTCGCGGAGATCCTCGCCAAGAACCCGGCGGCGATCATCCTGTCCGGCGGCCCCTCGTCCGTGTACGAGGAGGGCGCCCCCCGCCTCGACCCCGCGCTCTTCGAGGCCGGCGTCCCCGTCTTCGGCATGTGCTACGGCTTCCAGCTGATGGCGCAGACCCTCGGCGGCACCGTCGACAACACCGGCGCCCGTGAGTACGGCCGCACCGACCTGCACGTCTCCCGCGTGTCCTCCACCCTCTTCGAGGGCACCCCGGCCGAGCAGGCCGTCTGGATGTCGCACGGCGACGCCTGTTCCGCCGCCCCCGAGGGGTTCACCGTCACGGCGTCCACGGACGTCGTCCCGGTCGCCGCCTTCGAGAACGACGAGAAGAAGCTCTACGGCGTCCAGCACCACCCCGAGGTCATGCACTCCACGCACGGCCAGCAGGTCCTGGAGCACTTCCTGTACCGGGGCGCGGGCCTGACCCCGTCCTGGACCACGGGCAACGTGATCGAGGAGCAGGTCGCCGCGATCCGCGAGCAGGTCGGCGACAAGCGCGCCATCTGCGGGCTGTCCGGCGGCGTGGACTCCGCCGTCGCCGCCGCCCTGGTCGGGCGGGCCATCGGAGACCAGCTGACCTGCGTGTACGTCGACCACGGCCTGATGCGCAAGGGCGAGACCGAGCAGGTCGAGAAGGACTTCGTGGCCGCGACCGGCGTCAAGCTGGTCGTCGTGGACGCCGAGGAGCGCTTCCTCACCGCGCTCAAGGGCGTCAGCGACCCCGAGGAGAAGCGGAAGATCATCGGCCGCGAGTTCATCCGGGTCTTCGAGCAGGCCCAGGCGGAGATCATCGCGGACGACGGCCCCGAGGTCGCCTTCCTGGTCCAGGGCACGCTGTACCCGGACGTGGTGGAGTCCGGCGGCGGCACCGGCACCGCCAACATCAAGTCGCACCACAATGTCGGCGGCCTCCCCGAGGACCTGGAGTTCCAGCTCGTCGAGCCGCTGCGCAAGCTGTTCAAGGACGAGGTCCGGATGGTCGGCCAGGAGCTCGGCCTGCCGGAGGAGATCGTCCAGCGCCAGCCCTTCCCGGGCCCGGGCCTCGGCATCCGGATCGTCGGCGAGGTGACGAAGGACCGCCTCGACCTGCTCCGCGACGCCGACGCCATCGCCCGCGAGGAGCTGACGGCCGCCGGTCTCGACCGTGAGATCTGGCAGTGCCCGGTGGTCCTCCTCGCGGACGTCCGCAGTGTCGGCGTCCAGGGCGACGGCCGCACCTACGGCCACCCGATCGTGCTGCGCCCGGTCTCCTCCGAGGACGCGATGACCGCCGACTGGTCCCGCCTGCCGTACGACGTCCTGGCGAAGATCTCCACCCGGATCACCAACGAGGTCCGTGACGTCAACCGCGTGGTCGTCGACGTCACCTCGAAGCCGCCGGGCACGATCGAGTGGGAGTAGTCCCGCTGTTCTTGAGGGTCACGTCCGCTTGAGAGTCCGCACCGACTCTCCGGGCGTCCACACCTGGGCGACGAGATACGTGTCGTCCTCGACGTAGGTCCGTACGACCTCCGTCAGCTCGGTGCGGAAGAGGTGGAACGGCTGCGGCGGTTCCACCTCTTTCACGTACGCCGCCTTCGCCGCGCCGTCCGCCGCCTCGACGGCCCGACCGGCGATCCGTACGTCCCCGCCGCCCATCCCCGTGCCCTCGCCGAGGTTGGCCTGGAGGGCGAAACGCGGGTCGCGGCGCAGGTCGAGGACCTTCAGCGAGCCCGGCATCATGCCCAGCCACAGCTCGCCGCCCAGGAAACGGACCTCCAGCCCGCTGGTGCGCGGTGAGCCGTCCCTGCGGAGGGTCGCGAGGACGTGATGGGTGAACGCGCCGAACCGAGCCTCGACGATCCCGGCGAACTCGGGCTCCACGGCGACGAAGGCCGCCCAGTTGACTGTCATACGGCGAGTGTGACGCCGATACCCGACATCTTCTGGCAGGTATTCAGAGCCCACGCGCCCACGCGCCCACGAGGCCGTGAGCTCACGCACTCAGGCCGTGTACGGCACCGGCCGGACGAACCGCTCCACGCCCTTCTCGTCGCGCACCGGCGTGCAGCCCGCGGCCGTAAGCCGTCGGGCCAGGTTCGCGCGGCGGACCGTGTTGATGCGCAGGGCGCCGAGCACGAACGCCGGCATCACCACGGCGAGCGGCAGCAGGACGACATACGTGCCGGTCAGCAGGGCAAGGAGCAGGAACAGGGCGCCGGAGCCCCAGCCGATGGTCAGCAGCTTTCTGCGGTCGCCGGCCACGACCAGGCCGTCGTATCTGATGAGCGAGGTGATCAGGTCGACGTCGGCCTGCGCCTCGGGCACCGGCGTGAGCGAGTTCAGGTACATGCCGGGCACCGGGCCGCCCAGGCCGACCTGCGGAAACGCGGCCACGTTCGCCGCCGCGCGCTGCTGCGCCCACGGCTCGGGATCGCGGACGAGGTCCACGTGCAGCACCTTGTGGCGGCCGACGATCCGTACGCCCGCATAGCGGAAGCCGAAGCACTCGGCGACGTAGACGAGCGAGCCGAAGGTCTTCAGGTCGGAGAAGGGGTGCACCAGCTCGACGGTCTGCTGGGCCGCCAGCTGCCGCATGAGGCTGTTGAGGTGGCGTTCGGCGTTGCTCAAGGAGGGCTCCGGTGCTGTGCTGGCTGAAAAGGGACGGTGAACCTCTGGTTCTGCACACCAGACCCGCGAGCCACCGGAACGGTTGCGTGCGTCATCTTTACAGAACAGCGCTGTTCTCCTGCGCTGACCGACGGTAACTTCCGCCCGTACACCCACCCAGTGCTGGAGGACCGATGCACGGGCCCACACCGCCTGCCCCGCTGCCCACCGAACGGCTGCAGTTCGCGATGCCGCCGATGCACGACTCGGTGGAGGACGAGCGCCGCCACCGTAAGGAACGGCTGGCGGGCGCAGTGCGGATCTTCGGGCGGCTCGGCTTCGAGGACGGCGTCTCGGGGCACATCACCGCGCGCGACCCCGAGTTCAGCGACTGCTTCTGGGTCAACCCGTTCGGGATGCCGTTCAAGCACGTCACCGTCAGCGACCTGGTCCTGGCCAACGCCGACGGACAGGTCGTCGAGGGCGGCTACCACGTCAACCAGGCCGCCTTCACCGTTCACGCCCAGGTGCACGCGGCCCGCCCCGACGTCGTCGCCGTCGCCCACTGCCACTCCGTGCACGGCCGTGCCCTCGCCGCCCTCGGCGAGCTGCTCGACCCCATCACCCAGGAGAGCTGCGCCTTCTACGAGGACCACGCCCTCTACGACGCCTACACCGGCGTGGCCGTCGACGCCCAGGAAGGCCGGCGCATCGCGTCCGCGCTCGGCTCCCGCAAGGCCCTCGTGCTGCGCAACCACGGCCTGTTGACCGTCGGGGACTCGATCGACGCGGCGGCCTGGTGGTTCCTGTCGATGGAACGCTCCAGCCAGGTCCAGCTCACCGCCCGCGCGGCCGGCCGGCCGATCCTGATCGACCACAAGGCGGCGGTGGCGACCCGGGAGCAGCTCGGCGGCGACCTGGTGGCCTGGATCAACTACCAGCCCCTCTGGCAGGACATCAGCCGCAGCGAACCGGATCTGCTGAGCTAGGTGTGCTGAACAGGCCTGTCCCGAGCCGTTCCCGAACCGCTTGTCCGGAACTCGTCTAGAAGTCGCGCAGTATCACGGCCTTCGTCCTCGCGAACTCCTCGTCCGTGAGCACCCCGTCCCGATGCAGCTCGCCCAACTCCCGCAGCCGTCGCAGCAGTACGTCGTGCCGGTCGGCCTGGGCCGGGACGACCGCGGCCGGGACCGCCCGACCCGGGGCTGCCTGGCCCGGGACTGCCTGGCGAGGGGCGGCCCTGTCCTCGACGGAGGTCGAAGGGTGCGGCAGCCGCGCCGTGACCGCGGTCGCCACCAGCGCCGTCAACAGATCCCGCCGCACACTGCCCCACAGATCCAGGGTGTAGGGGTCCTTCTCCGCCGGCAGCTTCGAGAACACCGTCTCGTGGGTCACGAAGCGCAGGAAGCCGTCCTCGTGGCCGGAGTTGGGCAGCCACTCGACCTGCGCGAGGTCGCCGACGGCGATGATGCGCGGGCCGGTCGCCCGCTTCACCCGGTCCGAGGTGTCCGCCCAGTCGATCCGCACCTGGAGCCCGTCGAAGGAGACCGTGCCGTCGGAGGACCGGACGGAGACCGGCACCGGCGGCCCCGGCAGGAGGTACGCCTGGGCCGGTTCCTGCGGGACCTGGTCGAGCAGCAGAGCGTGCCGGATCTCCTCGGCGACGTACTCGGCGACCCCGGAACGGTCCGCGTCCACCGTGAGCCGATAGGGATCGGCCGCCTCGGGCAGCCGTCCGCCGGTCGACTGGAGCAGCGGGTCGGCCCCCTCGCGCAGTCGCAGCCGCAGCCGCCCACGCCTGCGCTCGGGCTCGTAGACGACCCCGGCGACCGCCTCCAGCGGCACGGCGATCTCCCCGTACGTCTGCCGGAACAGCGGCACGGAGCGGTGGAGTCCCGGCGTGATCCGGACCGTCGTGCCGTCGAAGGCCCAGGTCCCGTCACGCTGGATGATCTCGGCCATACGGAAATTCTTGCAGCCGGGTCAACACGACCGTGCCCTTCTTCACCCGCGCTGACCAGACCTGCCGACAACAGAGGGTGTGCCGTAGGGCACAATTCGCTGTCGGCACAGGGGAGTTGTTCACAGGGCGGCGGCCGGGTCCTTTATCGGGCCCTTCATCCGGTTTTCATCGGTTCTTCAAGGGCCGCCCTCCGTTCGGGTTGTGGGGAAGGCGGGCGTCGGACGTGGCGGTGCAGGAGGCGAGACGGAGCGTGAACCCGGGCACGGGACCGGGCGCTCACGAGGGCGGCTGCGCCTGCGGGGACTGTCCGCACGGGGCGCGCGAGGGACATCGGCGCGCGGTGGCGGAGTTCCTGCTGAAACGCGAGGAGTTCGCCGCCGGACAGGGGCTGCCCGCCGCGGTCGCCCACTCCGCCTCGGCCTCCCGCCAGTGGGTCTCCGAGGAGCTGACGCAGTCCGCGGAACTCGTCGCCGAACGCGGCCGCGCCGAGGGCGAGGCCTGGCTGACCCGTCTGTGGCTGCGGACGGCGGTCACCGTGTGGGCGACGGTCGTCGCGCTGCTGCTGGTCCAGTCCCTGACCGCGATCGGCGCGGGCTGGACCTCGGCCCGCACCGCCGGACTCCTCGCCGCGCTCCTCGTCGCCGGCGCGCTGACCACCGCCTCCTGGTTCCACCGGGCGCGCGGCGGCGTCCTCGCCCCCGTCATCGGCGAGGACAACCGGCTGTCCACCTCCCGCGCGGTCGCCGCGGCCTGGGTGCTGCTCGTCGCCTACGCCGTGCTCGTCCTGGTCGGCCGGCTCGCCGCCGCCTCCGGGCACGCCGAGCGCGACGCGCTGATCTCCGGGCTCGACCTCGCCCGCGGGGCCGGCGTGGTCACCGTCCTCGCCGTGGTCTGCGGGATCGCCGTGCTGGTGCGCCGCGTGGTCGGCCTGCGCGTCCTCGGCCAGCGGCTGCAGAAGGTCCGCGCCCACCGCCCCCGGGCCGCCGACCTCCTGACCGACGACGCCGGCCGCGGCACCTTCGCCGACATCCAGTACGTGGCGATCAGCGCCGTCGCCCTGGTCTTCGCCGCCGTCCGGCTGGCCCGCCGCCCCGACCAGCTGCCCGACCTGCCCTGGGGCCTCGCTGTGGTGGTCCTCGTGTCCGCCGCGACCTACGTCGCCGGCAAGTACGCCGAGGGCGGTCGGCCCGTCATCCTCTCCGTCGTCCGCTCCCGCGAGGCCGGCGACCTCGACGCCCCGATCCGCACCGGCGACGACATCGAGATCCGCGGCGCCGGCTTCGTCCCGCCCGGCGCGCAGGGCGCCGACCGGCTCTCCCGCATGGTGGTCCGCATCGGCCCGGTCCACGTCCACGTCCCCCTCGTCCCGGTCACGGGCGGCTTCAGCAACCCCGCCGACGCGGTCCTCACCGTCCCGGTCCCCGCGGACGTGGAGCCGGGCCGGGTGGAGGTACAGGTCGTGACGGCGGCCGGCGTGGAGACGAACCGGTACGCGATCGACGTGACGGAGTGAGGGAGAGAGCGACGGAGTGACCGCAGCGGCGAAGGCCGGGGCGGGGCGGGGCGACAGATGGGCGGCACGGACAGTTTTGTCGGCTCAAACAGTTGAGCGCATCCCCCATTTCGTACGTATGGTCTGTTGAGGGGTCCCACTCAGGCGGGCGAGAGGCGGCTACGGCGATGGCTCACGGCATGCGGACGGACACCTACCCCCCTTATCTCGACGGCGGCGGCCGCGGCTGGCGGGACACCGCCACCCGGTACGCCCTCCTTCCTCTGCGCGTCTTCCTCGGCGTCACCTTCATCTACGCGGGCCTCGACAAACTCACCGACAGCGCCTTCATGAAGGACAGCGGCGCCGGCTCGATCGGCGACACCATGCGCGCCGTCCGTGACTCCTCGGCCATCCCCGCCCTGGTCGACCTGGCCCTGAAGAACCCGGTCGGCTTCGGCTACGCCATCGCCCTCGGTGAACTCGCCGTCGGCCTCGGCGCCCTGTTCGGCCTGCTCACCCGCCTCGCCGCACTCGGCGGCGCGCTGATCTCGCTCAGCCTGTGGCTGACGGTGAGCTGGGCCTCGGAGCCGTACTACTACGGCAACGACCTGGCCTACCTCATGGCCTGGCTCCCCCTCGTCCTCGCAGGCGCCCCCTACCTCTCCCTCGACGCCCTCCTGCACAACCGCCGCCGCCAACGCTCAGGCGGCCTCAGCTAGGACCTGACCGGCAGGTCAAGTCGCAGGAAACGGGCGGGGCCTTGGAGCGGGGCGAGCGGGGTCTGGCCCCGGTCAGAGATCCTCCGGCCTCCGGCAAGGCTTTCTCCGGGCCCCGGTCAGGATCCTCCGGCCTCCGGTCAAGTGGTCTCCGGTCAAGCGGGCTCCGGCCAAGTGGTCTCCGGCCAAGCGGTCTCCGGCCGGGGGCCAGGGGACGGGGGCAAGTACCAGCGGGCGGGGGCCAGGGGACGGGGGCAAGAACCAGCGGGCGGGGGCCAGGGATCTCCGGCCAGGCGGGGGCGGACCCAGGGACCCCGGTCAGGAGAGCGGGCACCAGGACCCCGGCCGGCAGGGCAGGCGCCAAGGACCCAAGGGCCAGTAGGGCAGGAACCAGCCGAGCATGGGGTCAGAAGCCAAGGACCATCGGTCAGGCCACTTGGTCTGGCCCGCCCGCCTCGGCCGGTATGCCCCGGCCCCGTCCGCTCCGTCTGCGCAGGGCCCGGGTCACGGCAGCCGTCGCGCCCGCCAGGCAGAGCCCGGCCACGACCAGCGGGATGACGGCGAACCACGGTGTCTCCCAGAGCCCGCCCGCGTCACCTGCGTAGACGACGCCCGCGAGGGTGAAGAAGAGACCGGCGACCAGCCTGCCCGGC
This window of the Streptomyces sp. NBC_01275 genome carries:
- a CDS encoding chorismate mutase, which produces MTVTATDKTARTSADKTGARTDEAAGVITGARERVDALDDRIIGLVQERMAVSAVIQDARIASGGRRVNLSREMEILDHYREALGKPGTALAMTLLELCRGRV
- a CDS encoding class II aldolase/adducin family protein, whose translation is MHGPTPPAPLPTERLQFAMPPMHDSVEDERRHRKERLAGAVRIFGRLGFEDGVSGHITARDPEFSDCFWVNPFGMPFKHVTVSDLVLANADGQVVEGGYHVNQAAFTVHAQVHAARPDVVAVAHCHSVHGRALAALGELLDPITQESCAFYEDHALYDAYTGVAVDAQEGRRIASALGSRKALVLRNHGLLTVGDSIDAAAWWFLSMERSSQVQLTARAAGRPILIDHKAAVATREQLGGDLVAWINYQPLWQDISRSEPDLLS
- the guaA gene encoding glutamine-hydrolyzing GMP synthase, producing MSSATPAATAPDTVLVVDFGAQYAQLIARRVREARVYSEIVPSTMPVAEILAKNPAAIILSGGPSSVYEEGAPRLDPALFEAGVPVFGMCYGFQLMAQTLGGTVDNTGAREYGRTDLHVSRVSSTLFEGTPAEQAVWMSHGDACSAAPEGFTVTASTDVVPVAAFENDEKKLYGVQHHPEVMHSTHGQQVLEHFLYRGAGLTPSWTTGNVIEEQVAAIREQVGDKRAICGLSGGVDSAVAAALVGRAIGDQLTCVYVDHGLMRKGETEQVEKDFVAATGVKLVVVDAEERFLTALKGVSDPEEKRKIIGREFIRVFEQAQAEIIADDGPEVAFLVQGTLYPDVVESGGGTGTANIKSHHNVGGLPEDLEFQLVEPLRKLFKDEVRMVGQELGLPEEIVQRQPFPGPGLGIRIVGEVTKDRLDLLRDADAIAREELTAAGLDREIWQCPVVLLADVRSVGVQGDGRTYGHPIVLRPVSSEDAMTADWSRLPYDVLAKISTRITNEVRDVNRVVVDVTSKPPGTIEWE
- a CDS encoding pyridoxamine 5'-phosphate oxidase family protein, translated to MTVNWAAFVAVEPEFAGIVEARFGAFTHHVLATLRRDGSPRTSGLEVRFLGGELWLGMMPGSLKVLDLRRDPRFALQANLGEGTGMGGGDVRIAGRAVEAADGAAKAAYVKEVEPPQPFHLFRTELTEVVRTYVEDDTYLVAQVWTPGESVRTLKRT
- a CDS encoding DUF4429 domain-containing protein, which gives rise to MAEIIQRDGTWAFDGTTVRITPGLHRSVPLFRQTYGEIAVPLEAVAGVVYEPERRRGRLRLRLREGADPLLQSTGGRLPEAADPYRLTVDADRSGVAEYVAEEIRHALLLDQVPQEPAQAYLLPGPPVPVSVRSSDGTVSFDGLQVRIDWADTSDRVKRATGPRIIAVGDLAQVEWLPNSGHEDGFLRFVTHETVFSKLPAEKDPYTLDLWGSVRRDLLTALVATAVTARLPHPSTSVEDRAAPRQAVPGQAAPGRAVPAAVVPAQADRHDVLLRRLRELGELHRDGVLTDEEFARTKAVILRDF
- a CDS encoding DoxX family protein, which produces MAHGMRTDTYPPYLDGGGRGWRDTATRYALLPLRVFLGVTFIYAGLDKLTDSAFMKDSGAGSIGDTMRAVRDSSAIPALVDLALKNPVGFGYAIALGELAVGLGALFGLLTRLAALGGALISLSLWLTVSWASEPYYYGNDLAYLMAWLPLVLAGAPYLSLDALLHNRRRQRSGGLS